A stretch of the Alnus glutinosa chromosome 6, dhAlnGlut1.1, whole genome shotgun sequence genome encodes the following:
- the LOC133870918 gene encoding probable xyloglucan endotransglucosylase/hydrolase protein 23, protein MASSSAPFVFLALTLLCSFVALTAANFYQDFDITWGDGRGKMLNNGDLLSLSLDKASGSGFQSNNEFLFGKIDMQLKLVPGNSAGTVTAYYLSSKGSAWDEIDFEFLGNLSGDPYIVHTNVFSQGKGNREQQFHLWFDPTADFHTYSILWNPQRIIFSVDDTPIREFKNSESIGVAFPKNQPMRIYSSLWNADDWATRGGLVKTDWSQAPFTASYRNFKADACIWSSGASSCNLSSSTSSSWLSQELDTSNQDRLKWVQNNYMIYNYCTDAKRFPQGLPPECNTS, encoded by the exons ATGGCTTCTTCAAGTGCTCCATTTGTGTTTCTGGCTCTTACCCTTCTTTGCTCTTTCGTGGCTCTCACAGCTGCAAACTTCTACCAAGACTTCGACATCACGTGGGGAGATGGTCGAGGGAAGATGCTTAACAACGGCGACCTTCTTAGCCTCTCACTCGACAAAGCCTCTGGCTCTGGCTTCCAGTCCAACAACGAGTTTCTATTCGGAAAGATTGATATGCAGCTCAAGCTTGTTCCTGGAAACTCTGCTGGCACTGTTACTGCCTATTAT TTGTCCTCAAAAGGATCAGCATGGGACGAGATAGACTTCGAGTTCTTGGGAAATCTCAGTGGGGATCCTTACATCGTTCACACCAATGTGTTCAGTCAAGGCAAGGGCAACAGAGAGCAACAGTTCCATCTCTGGTTTGATCCAACTGCTGATTTTCACACATATTCCATCCTCTGGAATCCCCAACGCATTAT ATTCTCTGTGGATGACACTCCCATTAGAGAGTTCAAGAACTCAGAATCGATTGGCGTTGCATTCCCAAAGAACCAGCCAATGAGGATATACTCGAGTCTCTGGAATGCTGATGACTGGGCGACAAGAGGTGGGCTTGTGAAGACAGACTGGAGCCAAGCCCCATTTACTGCTTCCTACAGAAACTTCAAAGCTGATGCTTGCATTTGGTCTTCCGGagcttcttcttgcaatttatcTTCTTCTACCAGTAGTTCCTGGCTTTCACAAGAGCTGGACACTTCAAATCAAGACAGGCTGAAATGGGTGCAAAACAACTACATGATTTATAATTACTGCACAGACGCCAAGAGGTTTCCCCAGGGCCTCCCTCCAGAATGCAACACCTCCTAG
- the LOC133871085 gene encoding probable xyloglucan endotransglucosylase/hydrolase protein 23, giving the protein MTSSTCSSAPFVFLAFILLLSSFVALTTASFYQDFDITWGDGRGKMLNNGDLLTLSLDKASGSGFQSNNEFLFGKIDMQLKLVPGNSAGTVTAYYLSSKGSAWDEIDFEFLGNLSGDPYILHTNVFSQGKGNREQQFYLWFDPTADFHTYSILWNPQRIIFSVDGTPIREFKNSESIGVAFPKNQPMRIYSSLWNADDWATRGGLVKTDWSQAPFTASYRNFKADACIWSSGASSCTSSSSTTSNSWLSQQLDTSNQERLKWVQKNYMIYNYCTDTKRFPQGLPPECNTS; this is encoded by the exons ATGACTTCTTCCACTTGTTCAAGTGCTCCTTTTGTGTTTCTGGCTTTTATCCTTCTTCTTAGCTCTTTCGTGGCTCTCACAACTGCTAGCTTCTACCAAGACTTTGACATCACGTGGGGAGATGGCAGAGGGAAGATGCTTAACAACGGCGACCTTCTTACTCTCTCACTTGATAAAGCCTCTGGTTCTGGCTTTCAGTCCAACAACGAGTTTCTTTTCGGAAAGATTGATATGCAGCTCAAGCTTGTCCCTGGAAACTCTGCTGGCACCGTCACTGCCTACTAT TTATCTTCAAAAGGATCAGCATGGGACGAGATAGACTTCGAGTTCTTGGGGAATCTGAGTGGCGATCCTTACATCCTTCACACCAATGTCTTCAGCCAAGGCAAGGGCAACAGAGAGCAACAGTTCTATCTCTGGTTTGATCCAACTGCTGATTTTCACACTTATTCCATCCTTTGGAATCCACAGCGCATAAT ATTCTCTGTCGATGGCACTCCCATTAGAGAGTTCAAGAACTCAGAATCGATTGGTGTTGCATTCCCAAAGAACCAGCCGATGAGAATATACTCCAGTCTTTGGAATGCTGATGACTGGGCGACAAGAGGCGGGCTTGTAAAGACAGACTGGAGCCAAGCCCCATTTACTGCTTCCTACAGAAACTTCAAAGCTGATGCTTGCATTTGGTCTTCTGGAGCATCCTCTTGcacttcatcttcttctacCACTAGTAATTCCTGGCTTTCACAACAGCTGGACACTTCAAATCAAGAAAGGCTGAAATGGGTGCAAAAGAACTACATGATTTATAATTACTGCACAGACACTAAGAGGTTTCCCCAAGGCCTCCCTCCAGAATGCAACACCTCCTAG
- the LOC133870106 gene encoding metacaspase-1-like produces the protein MLMLVNCSNCHTPLQLPPGAQSIRCAICHAITRIAQPRSLQPPPSTHPPYGAAPSMAPSPYNHAPPGPSPSFHGRKRAVICGITYKNSRHELKGCITDAKCMKYLLANRFNFPESSTLMLTEEETDPYRRPTKNNIRMALYWLVQGCQPGDSLVFHYSGHGSQQRNYTGDEVDGYDETLCPLDFQTQGMIVDDEINATIVRPLPSGVKLHAIIDACHSGTVLDLPYLCRMDRDGRYVWEDHRPRTGMWKGSNGGEVISFSGCDDDQTSADTSVLSRITSTGAMTYSFIQAIERGHGATYGAMLNAMRSTIRNTDDGLGGGGIVTSLLTMLLTGGSGGGLRQEPQLTANEPFDVYAKPFSL, from the exons ATGTTAATGCTCGTAAACTGCTCAAACTGCCACACGCCACTACAGCTGCCGCCAGGCGCCCAGTCCATCCGCTGCGCCATCTGCCATGCCATCACCCGCATAGCCCAGCCTCGCAGCCTCCAACCACCACCTTCCACCCACCCCCCGTACGGGGCCGCACCATCCATGGCCCCATCTCCTTACAACCACGCCCCTCCCGGCCCCTCTCCCTCCTTCCACGGCCGCAAGCGGGCCGTCATCTGCGGCATTACCTACAAGAACTCCCGGCACGAGCTCAAGGGTTGTATCACCGACGCCAAGTGCATGAAGTACTTGCTCGCTAATAGGTTCAACTTCCCCGAGTCCTCCACTCTCATGCTCACCG AAGAAGAAACTGATCCTTACAGGCGTCCAACTAAAAACAACATTAGAATGGCACTGTATTGGCTTGTGCAAGGTTGTCAACCAGGAGACTCCTTGGTTTTTCATTATTCTGGCCATGGTTCACAGCAACGGAACTACACTGGAGATGAGGTGGATGGATATGATGAAACACTCTGCCCCTTAGATTTTCAAACTCAGGGGatgattgttgatgatgagaTCAATGCAACAATTGTCCGGCCTCTTCCTTCTGGGGTTAAGCTCCACGCAATCATAGACGCTTGCCATAGTGGCACCGTATTAGATTTACCATATCTCTGTAGGATGGATAG GGATGGAAGGTATGTGTGGGAGGACCATCGCCCAAGAACAGGTATGTGGAAAGGATCAAATGGTGGTGAAGTCATATCCTTCAGTGGCTGTGATGATGATCAGACCTCAGCAGATACTTCG GTTCTCTCAAGGATCACTTCTACTGGTGCCATGACTTATTCTTTCATTCAAGCCATCGAGCGTGGACATGGAGCTACTTATGGAGCCATGCTAAATGCAATGCGGTCTACCATTCGCAACACGGATGATGGTCTAGGGGGTGGTGGTATAGTGACATCTCTTCTCACCATGCTTTTAACAGGAGGGAGCGGTGGCGGGTTGAGACAG GAACCACAGCTAACTGCAAATGAACCATTCGATGTGTATGCAAAGCCTTTCTCCCTATAA